DNA sequence from the Liolophura sinensis isolate JHLJ2023 chromosome 1, CUHK_Ljap_v2, whole genome shotgun sequence genome:
AACGCCCACAAGGGAGACCACTCGTCTATCTATATAGCTCCTATAGTTTGTAAGGGGCATAAGCATTAATTCAATAACGTAAAGCCACAACAGCTGACGAGATCATTGGTACAATACCAAACCACAGAAGATAAGGGTCATTTTATTTTGCCACATCAACAATATCTGTGGTCCATTCTATGGCTTATTGATTTATATCTGAGCTTATGGGGCTGGTGTACATGTGTGGGTGAACTCCCGTGACATGCGTCGTGTTGTTAGTGAGAGAGACGCACGGCGGCATTGCCAACTGTCCATCTGCTCAAATCGCGCACAGCATGTCTCCTCACAGCTACCGCTACAACATCCGATCGATTCAGTTCGCTATTCTTTTCTTGTTATGTTTAACAAGTCACCATGACGATCAACAGGTTTCTTCAAAAATAACTTTATTGACAGATCGAACTATTATGAACACAAGTCGAACCCACAAAAACATGGTGAGAATTTTTTCTTGCCGATGTTAAAAATAGTTATGTTAAAGCGTATTAAGTCTGATTTAACGCAAATCGTGTTTGATATGAGTGctaataaatataatggacaTTGTTGCTCTCCTGTCGCCTCTTCGCTGTCGCTATCGCATAATGGAAACGGATCCGAGGTTAATGATTGATACAGTACATGCGCATGAGTACGTTCCCATAGTTACTGTGTGTACATTGTTTTAAGGATTACCGACCATTCAAAACTACGTGTAGCCTAAATACACCTTTGATAGTACGTCAGTATGGAAAAGGACAAGTCACTTGTAGACTCTCTTGAGCCAGTAACACGAACTTAATTAGCAGTGTGACCAGCACCTCAGATTCACTATAGTTACTTTAGCTTTTGTTGTGTCATTCGTTATCCAGAGTGTGGGATGAAATTAGGGCCAAGGGCCCACTGAGTGATTGGGTAGGTTTTCGTGAAATCTCGTGACCCTGCACTCTAAATGTCGCCTAGATGTTGAAGAAATCAAAAACGTTTTTTGCCCGTCGTTGCAAGCCCAATATGCACTTTGCAACGGATCTGGAGAAAGAGCCCTGCCTGTCGTAGGCGTTGTTATCTGGCGCTTTCTCCTTACCCCAGCATGGTTGATGGCCTAAGCAAAGAACTCTTTGAATACAAAGAtcgtttcaatgttcattttgaccGACTTTGCTTTCGCCTTGATGCTCAGGATGTTTTGAAGTCGAAGACACACGCCAGCCTTAAAATCAGAATCGGTAACTTCTGAATGAAGTCCAAGAGACTTATTTACGTTGCGCAAAGCTAAAAGAGGTCAGCAGGTTCTCCGTTGAGATTAACAGTTTGAGCGTTGGTAGAATCATCATGCTGCCAGCCAGCTTCTTGAGACATTTTTGTTCAGATGAAGCGACATTAATCCGCAGAGGTGACAGTTTTATCCTGACGATTCCATATTTTTTACCAGAGCAATGGAAAATGAGATCTCGTGAAGACTGAGTAccttttaaattgtttttcaaTAGAATTTGCTCCCTTCTACCTGAATAAGAAGGGAAATAAACCGTAAACATCCACCCCAGCGTAGTCATAATCAGCCGACTTAGCTGGGAATTCAAAGAGAGATCTACGTTTGTTTATGACGGAAGTCCAGCCTTTGAGCTTCCTTGACAGACTTAAACCTCGCCTCAGGGAGGCCTCAAATAACAGCATTCGAGTACAGATTAGCCTGTCAGACTACATCTGAAAAAACATGAGCAAGCAGGAAATACAGAACTGTGACACCGGGGAGATTACTGAACTCTGGACCGGAAGTGGGCGAAAGTTGTATGGCGACCACTACTATTTGTATATAGATTTTGACATagacatttgataaatttaGTGAAATCAATGAAACACGTGTCGTGAGCATGGGCTTAACTGGTCATTCTGACAGTTTGTGTCAAGTAAAGTGATTAACTGAAAACAAACTTCCCGTGGAATATGATCATAATAATATGTTCAAGTTTTCACCACTTTCTCATTATCTGTGGTCAAGAAAGCAGCAAAGCTCTTACGAAAAATAGTGACGGGTTAAAACAATGAAAGTGTTTCTCACCAACGTTAAAGATCAAAACGTTCTTTTCATTGCAGTATACCTTTACTTATCCTCACTTAACCTGAAAATGTAGAACATGTCGCAGCCACACGTCACATACAACTGTTATTCCCCATGGTACTGATGGCTAAGATCCAGATTTGCAACTATCTAACTTCAAGTAATATAGATACCCGAATGGTTGGAATCAACTTGAAAGAGGTTATGGCCCTTGATGTACTGAAGTATCCTCATTGGAGGTAGGCGATGCTCCTGGGGCATGGCTGGAACACGCTGAATGGAAAAGACCACATCTTACCTGAAAAACGGAGAAAATATGGCCCAGACGAATTCTACCCATAAAGCATAAAGATTTAGATATATTGGTTAAACTTGGAGCTTACCGCTGTCAGAGTTGGCTCCATTTAACTGATTTGAGTGTCGAACTTTGAAAAGTTCATTGCACATCTGCTAACATAGGGTTAAGATGACCACGGGGGAGTGTATTTACGACTGACCAGTCTTCACAGGTGTCAAAAGAGACAACTAACATCAGTCAGATCTCAAAAGAGTGATGAAACCGACCTCAACTCATAATAATTCTCGTGTGACCATCTTCATACTGGTGGCATGGAAGAAAAAACGTTCTGAGCAATGGcctttaataaggtacataggACATCAACGATTCCTAAGGTAgaaagatttaatatttaacagTTTGCTTTACAGGGAACTTTAACCGGCCGTTATTTTAGTTATTCTATTTTTTTCATcaatctttttatttgtttggacatgtttaatgGGTATGGTGTATTGTTCAGTGAACTAGTGTTCAAATGTTATCAACTACTGTCCGGTCGCTGAAGTCAGCTGCTTTGGTCAGCCACTTCTGCCGGTTGGTGGAAATAGACAGCAACTGGTGGCACTGCTGGTATACAGATGCTGGGGAAAGGCTAATCCATTGCCTTACAACGGTTCGTTCGGAAACACTACGACCTTGGCGATTGCTGCTACATCACCTTTTCTAATTCTTTGGCTTTCCGAGCCGTGTTTGTTTCGCCTGTGCCGAATGCTGACATACAAGCACAGTAGTAGTTCATGGAAGTGCCATCATTTGTGAGCGGACAAATCCCTGTCACAAATGACCTTTAACTAGTGGTAAGGCAATCCGTGGCTAGGATTATCTGTCTAATCAGCATGGAGCTTGTGGCAGACGCAGCCTTTGGTCGCTGAGCAATATGTTACCCAGCGCTGTCGTAAGGCCAGGCCTTGAGTCTCCATTTTCTTACTGCCATATGGGCATAACGGATTTCTGATAACTATCGCTTTTAGCTTTGTTATGAGCAAATCATCGCTAATACCAAATCGCTAAAGAACTGGAAATCCTAAAACCTAAGAACAAGCGTAGTTTATAGATAGGTTTCAATCACGCTGAATCGTCTTTATGTTTCATTTCGGTCATTGATCGCCAcattatggctgaaatattgccaacgtggcgttaagccgtaatcattcattcattcattcatttcggCCATTGAGATTTTATTTGCTACGTGGAACGTGGAAGCGTGGATGAAGTTTATCATAGGCTAGAACTGCTAGTGCAGAATAGAACAGAACAAGCTCATGAGTGTTTCGTCTGAAAAGTGCTCAGTGTCTGCGAATCCAATAAGAAAACGCGACAAACTGCGTAGCTTGCACTGATGGTTAGAACGATGTGATATCACGCTATAATCTCGAGGCAAATGGACAATCTAGCGTGACCGAGTTGAGACGATTGAACCAGCCAGGTTGCTGTTCCTAGCCCACATAAAGCTACATCACACGATAGGAAGAGGTGCATGTGCCGGCGGCTTTCTAACCCAAATTGTCTTCAGTTGACAGAAGATGGGATGTTATCAGTTGCAACAGTATACTAGATACACGAATCTGTTTCTCTAATTAGCTTATTGGCTAGAATCACGGCATAGCCAATTCAGCGCTGTGTGACCACTGACTTACGCTTCATAACAGTAACTCCTACCAATCGATGTTTCTACACTGACGGGTACCTTTTTATTGCAAACGCAAAGGTATGAAACGAACAGATAACATGGCTTTCTGTGTTTGTAACGTTATTCCGTATACAAAGTCTTCACACTGGACAATAGTTACCAGCGGTTATTTTTAATGGGGACCGAGTGAGACGAGAGCACAAAAAGCATTTGTCACGTGAAGAGGCATCGGAACAGTAAGATAGCATTACAGTAACACTGGTGGTAACGACTGTCGGCCACTAAAGTGacttacttttatttttttccagacGATGACCTGAAACTAAGTTGTCGTGTCGTTATACAAGGTGACATCGCCACACAGGGGCACGCCTTTCAGCTGGCCTATAGGTGAGTAATCGTTCTCTCTTTATTTGCAACCATCGTACATCTACTACTCTTTGGTCAGAGATGGAATCTGATGGATTTAGATATATTGCTAGCCACGCGTTTCACTGGCGAATGTTTGTTCGTCATGGGCTGTTCGGGCGCGTAGGTGTGCCATACCTGAGGTTCAATAAATCATGAGTAGAAACACGATATAATTACTTTTTCTTGGACGCTAAATATGACCAATGAAATTGTTTAATTGTAACACTGTGGCATGTTCTGGTgacacaatacatgtgtattatttgaCACAAGATTCACACGGCAGCGCCTAGGGAACGGGCCTGGCAAAACGTCTGAGGCACAGGTCTGGGACACTGGTCTGGAACGGCGTCTGGGCACATGTCGGGTAGCGTCTGGGATACGAGTCTTGGACAGTGCCTTGGCAACAAGTCTATTGCACAGGTCTGGGGAGGTAATGGGACGCGGGTTTATGATAGAGATGTGGTGCAATGATGTGACGCGCGAGTCTGGGGTTATTGACGTAGAACAATGATGTCCAGTGCAGGTCTAATATACGGTTGTGGGACAATGATGTAAAAACGCATGTCTAATATAGAGTTGTGTGACAATGATGTGAAACGCATATCTAATACAGAGTTGTGGGACAATGACGTGAGAAGCATGTCTAATATAGAGTTGTGGGATAATGATGTGAGACGCATGTCTAATATAGAGTTGTGGGACAATGATGTGGGATGCATGTCTAATATAGTGTTGTGGGACAATGATGTGAGACGCATGTCTAATACAGAGTTGTGGGATAATGATGTAAGACGCATGTCTAATATAGAGTTGTGGGACAATGATGTGAGACGCATGTCTAATATAGAGTTGAGGGACAATGATGCATGACGCATGTCTATCATAGAGTTGTGGGACAATGATGTGAGACGCATGTCTTATATGGAGTTGTGGGACAATGTTATGGGACACGGGTCTGGGATACGGTTGTGGGATAATGATATGGGACGCGAATGTAGGATATTGTTATGGGACAATGATGTGGGACTCTAGTGTGAGATACGGTTGTGGGCAATGATGTGAAACGCATGTCTAATATAGCATTGTTGGACAATGATGTGGGATGCATGTCTAATACAGAGCTGTGGGACAATGATGTGAGAAGCATGTCTAATATAGAGTTGTGGGACAATGATGTGAGACGCATGTCCAATATAGAGTTGTGGTACAATGATGTGGGACATGGGTATGGGATCGGAATGTGGAACAACGATGCGGGACGTGGGTGTGGGATCGGGATATGGTACTATGATGTGGGACGTGGGTGTGGGATACAGTTGTGGGATGATGATGTGAGGCATGGGTGTGGGATCGGATTGCGGTACAATGGTGTGGGACGTGGGTGTGGGATCGGGGTGTGGTACAATGATGTGGGGCGTGGGTTTGGGATACAGTCGTGGGATCATGTTGTACGACGTGGGTGTGGGATCGGGATGTACAATGAAGTGGGACGTGGgtatgagtgagtgcttggggtttaacgtcgtactcaacaatttttcagtcatatgacgacgaaggaatccttagggtgcatgtacgtttaatgtgcctccttgttgcaggacggatttccactgctcttttatttagtgctgcttcactgagacgatttaccgaaggcaagtaaagccgccccaaccagtcgttgcactatcccctccatgctgaacgccaagcgaggaagttacaacttcctcttctaaagtcttaggtgtaactcgatcaaggattgatcctggatatgccggtcccgaagcggacgctctaccaactttgctatccgggccggtatgGACGTGGGTACGATACGGTTGTGGGATGATGATATGGGACATGGGTGTAGGATCGGGATGTGGTACAATGATGTGGGACATGTGTGTGGGATCGGGGTGTGGTACAGTGATGTGGGAGATGGGTGTGGGAGATGGGTGTGGTACAATGATGTGGGACATGTGTGTGGGATCGGGATGCGGTACAGTGATGTGGGACGTGGGTGTGGGATACGGTTCTTGGATCATGATGTGGGACACTTAGGAAGATCAATTAGCTAACACACACGAGATATATTTGCACGGAGTGTTGAACATTGATTCAACAAGTAAATCTATGCCCCCTGTTAGGCTTTAGTGGGGAAGACCTGAGTTCACTAGGACAGTTTAGCCGTCTGACTTACCAACTCCGTGGAGTGTTAAACGATCGGAATACATGACGATTTTGATCAAATATTACGAAAAACTTGCGAAGTCCTACCTCTGTCATGTCAGTTAGAGGAAACTATTCGTTACAAAACGTTTACAAAaacatgtgttcattttgtgaGTACATTGTAACCGTGGCcatagaaataaaacagaaaacaaaacgaaCCGCTAGAAGTAACTAGCCTGTGCTATTGTTACTCTTGGTCAACGAAGACGGCCTCGTTGTCCATGAGCTCATGTCACTTGTTGGTTATTCCCAGGGGGCTTCTGCTCAGACAGTCGGCCGCCAAATGTCGCTGTCTTCAATTAGTCCGTTTTCAACGGGAGTAATTGATCTGTGCGAGTTTCATTAAGATCTGCCATTACAATTTGCCTGCCTGTTCATTCGCCACTTGGGTTTTCTTCTAACACGAATGTCTTCTAACTTCAAATGTTCAATGTTTAATGTGAACGTCTGGCCTCTTTGTACGAATCGTTAAAGTTTGATTACGTGGATTATAGGATAACACCTAAGATTGCCACTGCTAACTGATGTTTTAATGTCGTTACATGACGTATTCTCCTACCCTTAAACAAAATCACGTGAATCTTCCAGCTTTGACTGGAACAACATTATCGCgataaaatttgtcattttgcaCAGTGTTTTCCGAACAATTTTAACCACAGACACGTTTTTACAGCACAATAGTAGCTAACCTATTCTGATTATTGACGAAGTAGAATATTCTGACTTACCCTAGTATTTTATCGTGTAATGTATTGGCAACATATTCAGAAAATTATCCTGGCTTACCCTGATTGAATGCTATCATGCATTCAACTAAAGTGGACATGTTGCAGAAAACGATTTCAAAGAAGTATTATGTCTTATCATGATTAAATGGTTTAATGTATTGATTTTAAGCCGACATATCACAGAAAATTCGGATTTACCCTGATTGAATGTTATCATATATTGAGCTTAAGGGAGCATGTTGCAGAAAACGTTTTCACAGAAGTATTCTGGCTAACCATGATTATGTAAATTAATACATTGGTTTTCAACAGGTATTTAACAGACAACGTTTTCACAGAAGCCTTTTGGCTTACTCTGATTTCAAGGGTTGATGAATAGCTTTTCAACGGATAATTCAGACCCGTAGCTATACATTTCGTAGAATACCTTTCTCGCTATAAGTATATTATTTGCCCCATGTCCTTACCGCTGTTTAACAGGTGAACACCAATGACCCGTTCATGAACAATCGCTAGACAACACAAGGTAATAACTGCAATCACAAACTACTTCATttcatgtttgtgtatatgtaactcTGGCAGTATTAAATTCAGGTGTATGATATCCGTGTACTTGCTAGCTAAAAGGAATGCACGTGTAATATATTGTCTTATATTTATTGATAGTGTCCTGTATTTATTAATGGGACGAATTGTCTTAAAAGTTTTTCGTGTTTTACTACCATCTTGATACTACTAGCTTGATTGAGTTTTGTGTTCATCATATGTAAGAGTTTTGACTTGTTTTCTTGCAAAGAGTAACAACTTTGAAAAGAGGTTAATTAATTTTACTTATGAATAAGTTGAAGTCTTTTATATCAGTCGAGTCCGTTTGGCCAATCCTTACCATGTATATGTTCAAAATGTCTATATTTAGAAGGAAAAGTCCCTTTTAAAACAGCTTAATTAAAAGTAGCTAAAATGGAGTTACCGGCTAATTTAATATGTTATAATGGCAGCCAAGTCATATTGTCACTATTTCAAAAATTTACTTTAAAAAGGTTAATCTATTTTTCCTGAACTGACATGCAGGCTACACAAAGAGTTTCACTTTGAGAAGGACTCAAATGCAAAGAAATTAGATCAACTAAACATACCTTGTTGTGACTTGATCATTAATTTCTTGTTTCATAGACAAAAAGTCAGACTACAAACAATGACACTGGAGGGATATTAGGAACTTTTAGCGCGCAATATCCCTATTACTGACTTATTACCGTAAATGGACACTCGAAACTATGTGTACATTAAATTTGTGAAGGCAGGGCAAGTTTTAATCAGCCTGACGATagtaatacaaaaatattgtcAGTAATGTCCTGGGACTAGGTGAGGGCAATCTGCTCGCTACTCTGCTTTATTGCCCATGATTTGCTGCATCGAATGTAACAATAATCAAACGCGAAAGGATCTGAGAACAATTACCAATCATTCCATTTTGGTCTGGACAAATTATTACTTGGAATATGTCGAAGCTGTCTCCAATCAGAGCTTTTGTGGCTGGAGATGCCCAGGAGCTGACGGGACAATAGTGTTTGGTGATGAGAGTTGACAGTTGCCGGGGTCGGAGCGGGATGGGTCGATACACTGAACAAGGAACCTTTTTATTCTCTATCTAGATGGTTTAGCGTTTCGACAAGACCTCTGTTAAGGATATACCTGCTCACCATTTTGCCTAACCTTGGTTTATTATTGATTTGTACCACGCCGTATATTAGTTTAGACTTACTCTACACGCCTTTCTCCATCGGCACCATTGTCCTCAAATAAAGAAATCGGCCAGCTTGAATACACTTTAATAGGCTTTCTTGGTTTAACCTTTCATTGGCTACCCTATTATCTCGCGGAGTTTGGCTAGAATCTATCAGgttttagaaataaaatcaaaatgccATTATGACAAGCAAAGCCTGTCGTTGGTCGTCTTGTCCTCAGGAACAAATCAATGTTGAAGATGTTGACGACCAGACAAACACAAGTATTATAAAGTAACTATGGTATTGTTGGCGTGCCGCGGGCAGTAAAAGCGCGGGCTATTGTGACGGGCTGTTTTAGAGACCTCTTCAACACGCCGGTCATTCACTTTCCAAATAGCGTTTATTATCAACTGCTGAATCCTACTGCTAGCATTGTAATTGGCAGATTAATGTCTCACACCGCCAGGCACCAGCCACTCTTGGGCAAATCTGAAGACTTGTGGTCTCGCATTTGGAACTCACACTGTGGTCTACATCTGGTTTGCTGGAACAGTCGCTGTACTATTCATGGCATTCCTTTATTGACATGCTGAGGTGGAAACCAATTTTGCCATAGTGTCAATTAACTTAAATCGAATAACATTAAGATATTAATGCTCCATTTGGCGAGAATCTGTGAATTCACTTTTattcaattatatatatatatatatatatatatatatatatatatatatatatatatatatatatatatatgtgtgtgtgtgtgtgtgtgtgtgtgtgaataaaAGTGAATTCacagattatatatattatattatatattatatatattagaaTGATTAAACTAATAATCAGCATGAACATTTTTGGATATAACAATCAGAcactttttcttctgtttgtttcTGACAAACGTTGTCGGACGCTTCTTCTTTTGACCATTTGTCGTGTTAAATGCTCTGATACAGTTCTGACAAAGTAAATTTGCAAGAGGGCTGCTACGTATGCCTATTTCTACtatttttacattgtactagccaggatataatattttttgtatgaccGCTGGCTACCATTAGGTGGAAACCTAACATATTGTGTCACTGAATACCCTGAGATAGATGGTAAGCTAGTATATCGTGTCATACTCAATTGAAATATCCATCACATCACAAGAAAAGAAAGATGTGGACATTTAAAACCCACAACACTGTCAGAGGACAATGCAGATCAATGTAGTGAAGATTAGAGGCCAGAACATCGCGTGACACCTCAGAACTTATCAAACTGTCAAACATGGCCTTTAGTATTGAAGTCGTCTAGCTACTCTATCATCTTAGGGCTGATTTAGGTAAAAGTGACAGTGGCAGGTAGATGAAGGTTGGCACAGAGCGGTGATGCTTCCGCTCTCTAGAGTAGCCAGATGTAGGATTAAGCTCGTGGACGGGCTACATTGAACACACATATTGGCCTTTTGGTCACTACACAAGAGAGCTGACCTTAAGATTTCCTGGAGAATTGAAGTCGAGCAAAGGATTTGTGACAATGACGTGGTGGCTGTGAATGAGATCCCACCATGAGATGGATCAGGTGAAGCTGGGTACAGATCACATGACGGTGTCTAGAGGAATCTAATATCTGGTCTGATGAACAAGCCCCTCCAAATTTAACCGGAATGAGAAAACATGCCATCGacagacaaagaaacaaacacaccCTTAATTAATATAAAGTAATAATGTCGGCAATCCCGTTCGGTTTGCAGTTACTCtttgtatttttcaattttgtttagaAATTGTACATTAAAGAATTTTGTAATGAACATCTGTTTTTAAACTAGCAATTGAATCCTCATTTAAGGAATCTATCGATATTGCTGACTTGCCCGTTTAATCAAGGAGATCGCTGGTTGcgggaggtacatgtatctggtttaTCAGGAATCTGGTTTATCAGATGTCTAGTTTGCCAGGTGTTTGGTTGGTCAGGTGTCTGGTTTGTCGGGTATCTGGTTTGTTAGATGTGTTTTTTGCCAGGTATCTGGTTTATCAAGCGTCTGGTTTGCCAGGTGTTTGGTTAGTCAGATGtctggtttgtcaggtagctggttTGTCATATGTGTTGTTTGCCAGATATCTAGTTTATGTAGTGTCTGGTTAGCCAGGTGttcggtttgtcaggtatctgcttTGTCAGATGTCTGATTTGTCATGTATCTGGTTTGTCAGATGTTTGGTTTGACAGGTGTCTGGTTTGTTAGGTGtttggtttgtcaggtatctgattTGTCAGTTGTCTGGTTTGTCGGGTAtctggtttgtcaggtatctggtttgtcaggtatgtggttTGTGAGATGTCTGGTTTGTTGGGTAtctggtttgtcaggtatctagtttgtcaggtgtctggtTTGTCGGCTATCTGGTTTGTGCGGTATCTGATTTGTCAAGTATCTCGTATGTCAGGTATCTGGTTTGTCAGATGTatggtttgtcatgtatttggtttgtcaggtatctggttTGTCGAGCATCTGGTTTCTCAGGCATCTGGTTTCTCAGCTAtctggtttgtcaggtgtctggtttgtcaggtgtccGGTTGTTTAGGTATATATCTGAGGATGAAGCACGCTTACTTCCTTATCCAGATCGCGGTAGTGCGAGTGGAAACTTCTTGAGAATAATTATGACCATATTCGAAAAAATTACATCTATCCAAAAAGCCAGAATTATTGGTTTGGTTGTGACTTCACCGTTTACTGTTTTCGGTGGACGGTAGTTTGTTAACTGCAGTAAACTGACTATCTAATGGTTACATCAACCtgacaagaagaaaaaaccCGTTGTCATCGTTTTCCTTTGGTGCACCGTTATTAAAAGCCTTGCTGATTAAAGGGCAAAATATCTCTTCGTACACAAAGGTGGTTTTAGTGCTTTGATGTGAGTTCTGAAGAATACTACTCTGAATCTTGTGCCAcgaactgttgaaaaagaaaccaTGGTAACTAGTCCTTCCTACTAACGCCATAACGTACTGAAAATGGACTGTCCATTAAATAATACTCTCATCTTTTGTAATTCACTCACGCCTATAGAACTATATCGTAgaacatttaataataataagtttctgactacagtatggagagtaaaaccagatgaATCTACGAAACATAAAGACAGTTtgtgaaacaaatgaaacattttcctTTACTcgagttttttttattagctatataatatataatggaCATCCAATGCGGCTATAGTCAAAAGAACGTTGGGCTACCGTAAAACATTGACTGGTCTGGAGAATGGGATGTTGTGCACAATTCCTTTTTGCGTGTAAATCAGCGTGAGGTAACAATGGCAACCTAGTTGTCCATGATGATTGCAGTGAACAAATAGCAACTAATTGACAGCATACCAACATCTCATCCGATTAGCCAATTACTGTCCATTCGCTTTAATGCCGGTTGATTGGTATATGATGGTTTGCCTAAACGTCCGACATTGTGGATCCCACGGTGCCTCGGTGGATGTCAGCGAACTCCGACATTTCCATGGGCCATTCCATAA
Encoded proteins:
- the LOC135465374 gene encoding uncharacterized protein LOC135465374, encoding MSNIALLDNDVGCMSNTELWDNDVRSMSNIELWDNDVRRMSNIELWYNDVGHGYGIGMWNNDAGRGCGIGIWYYDVGRGCGIQLWDDDVRHGCGIGLRYNGVGRGCGIGVWYNDVGRGFGIQSWDHVVRRGCGIGMYNEVGRGYE